From Brevibacillus marinus, a single genomic window includes:
- a CDS encoding ABC transporter substrate-binding protein, giving the protein MWQKWIRLLLATATLAVVLAGCGGGSSTRSAPEQPAAAETAAEQPGSTAGTSGPSGFPLTITDGSGTEVVIEKRPMRIASVTLGTDEILLSLIDKSRLVAVTQFSTDPAISNVAGQTDDIPVKIESSNAEQIIALKPDLVFVASYTSQDVVQQLRDAGLTVFMFPFVDSIEQMKQNILMIGKVVGEAEKAEQIVAEMDARLAAIAEKVAQIKERPTVLNYTPDGYTGGKGTSNDDIITRAGGRNLAKEAGIEGWQQISLEKVVELNPDVILLSDWNPGHPDFAETLRKNPALQNVAAVRENRVVAVPGKHLTAVTQYVVNGVEDVYRVLHP; this is encoded by the coding sequence ATGTGGCAGAAGTGGATCAGGCTGTTGCTGGCGACAGCCACGCTCGCTGTCGTCTTGGCCGGGTGCGGCGGCGGCAGCAGTACACGGTCCGCGCCGGAACAGCCGGCAGCGGCAGAGACTGCGGCAGAACAGCCGGGTTCGACAGCAGGGACAAGCGGCCCAAGCGGCTTTCCGCTGACGATTACCGATGGCAGCGGGACAGAGGTGGTCATCGAAAAACGGCCGATGCGGATCGCTTCCGTAACGCTGGGAACGGACGAGATCCTGCTGTCGCTCATCGATAAAAGCCGGCTGGTGGCCGTCACCCAGTTTTCCACTGACCCGGCCATCTCTAACGTTGCCGGGCAGACCGACGACATCCCGGTCAAAATCGAGAGTTCCAACGCGGAACAGATCATTGCCCTCAAGCCGGACTTAGTCTTTGTCGCCAGCTACACCTCGCAGGATGTCGTCCAACAGCTGCGTGATGCCGGTCTCACGGTATTTATGTTCCCCTTTGTCGATTCGATTGAGCAGATGAAACAGAACATCCTGATGATCGGCAAAGTGGTGGGCGAGGCGGAGAAAGCGGAGCAAATCGTCGCAGAGATGGATGCCCGCTTGGCCGCGATCGCGGAAAAAGTGGCACAGATCAAGGAGCGTCCGACCGTGTTGAATTACACGCCGGATGGCTACACGGGCGGCAAGGGAACGAGCAACGACGACATCATCACCAGAGCTGGCGGACGCAATCTGGCGAAAGAAGCGGGCATCGAAGGCTGGCAGCAAATTTCGCTGGAAAAAGTGGTCGAGCTCAATCCGGATGTGATCCTCTTGAGCGACTGGAATCCGGGCCACCCCGACTTTGCGGAAACACTGCGGAAAAACCCGGCTCTGCAAAATGTGGCGGCGGTTCGGGAAAATCGCGTCGTGGCCGTACCGGGCAAACACCTGACCGCCGTTACCCAGTATGTCGTCAACGGAGTGGAAGATGTCTATCGCGTCCTGCATCCGTAA
- a CDS encoding thiamine diphosphokinase has translation MPSHHRYLLFSGGNLGPWALAEIRPDDRLVGVDRGALFLLRHGFVPHQAIGDFDSVSAAERAQIEQQVANVTACDPVLKDLSDTEMAFRWALSRQPAEIVLFGAVGSRLDHTLANLHLLAEAHKAQIPCRIIDEKNEVRLVTDTLHLQRKHYRYVSLLPLSGQVTGITLKGFRYPLNRATLTRGQSLGISNELLAERGLISIESGQLLVIQSMD, from the coding sequence ATGCCGTCACACCACCGTTATCTTCTCTTTTCCGGCGGCAACCTGGGCCCATGGGCGCTCGCGGAAATCCGGCCGGATGATCGATTGGTCGGGGTTGACCGGGGCGCGCTGTTTCTGCTCCGCCATGGTTTTGTTCCGCACCAGGCGATCGGTGACTTTGACTCGGTCAGTGCAGCGGAACGAGCGCAGATCGAACAGCAGGTGGCAAACGTTACTGCATGCGATCCCGTGCTGAAAGATCTGAGCGACACGGAAATGGCCTTTCGCTGGGCGCTTTCCCGGCAGCCGGCGGAAATCGTCCTGTTCGGCGCAGTGGGCAGCCGACTGGACCATACGTTGGCCAACCTTCACCTGCTGGCCGAAGCGCACAAGGCGCAGATCCCCTGTCGGATCATCGACGAGAAAAACGAAGTGCGGCTCGTCACGGACACGCTGCACTTGCAGCGGAAACACTACCGCTACGTGTCGCTTTTGCCGCTGAGCGGGCAGGTGACAGGGATTACGCTCAAGGGCTTTCGCTATCCGCTGAACCGGGCGACCCTCACGCGCGGTCAGTCGCTGGGCATCAGCAACGAGCTGCTCGCGGAACGTGGTTTGATCAGCATCGAGTCCGGTCAGCTGCTGGTCATCCAGAGTATGGACTAA
- a CDS encoding GNAT family N-acetyltransferase, with translation MNGVRTIGGQKVAWNGGTCVVPELRGRGVGAAMIEAVMELYRQAGVERAVLEAFVQNEPAISLYRKMGYQLVDRLLFLERTDPFADRPFAHRLPHRYTLRSVRPHEVGRLPFYRSAAPWQTQWQSAKEGEALIALDPAGEAVGYALYERVYEESGAIKNISLLQCEARPELAEADEVLRIMLAELFAPHDVSCRRSTFNLPASRQRLLRLLAAEGFQPKVEQVYLEKQMDKSDAAVL, from the coding sequence ATGAACGGCGTGCGAACGATCGGCGGGCAGAAGGTGGCCTGGAACGGCGGCACGTGTGTGGTTCCTGAGCTGCGCGGCAGGGGAGTGGGAGCGGCGATGATCGAGGCGGTGATGGAGTTGTATCGGCAGGCCGGGGTGGAGCGGGCGGTCCTGGAGGCCTTTGTCCAGAATGAGCCGGCTATCTCGCTCTACCGCAAAATGGGCTATCAGCTTGTAGACCGCCTGTTGTTTTTGGAACGAACCGACCCGTTTGCAGACCGGCCCTTCGCACACCGCCTCCCGCACCGCTACACGCTCCGCAGCGTGCGGCCGCATGAGGTGGGGCGGCTCCCGTTTTACCGCAGCGCAGCTCCCTGGCAGACCCAATGGCAGAGCGCCAAAGAAGGAGAGGCCCTCATCGCCCTCGACCCGGCGGGAGAAGCTGTCGGGTACGCTTTGTACGAGCGTGTCTATGAGGAGAGCGGCGCGATCAAGAACATCTCCCTCCTGCAGTGCGAAGCTCGCCCGGAGCTGGCGGAGGCCGACGAGGTGCTGCGCATCATGCTCGCGGAACTGTTTGCGCCGCACGATGTCAGCTGCCGCCGCAGCACGTTTAACCTGCCCGCCTCCCGGCAGCGGTTGCTCCGGCTGCTTGCGGCGGAAGGGTTTCAGCCAAAGGTAGAGCAAGTTTATCTGGAAAAGCAAATGGACAAATCAGACGCCGCCGTATTATGA
- a CDS encoding FecCD family ABC transporter permease, giving the protein MNTERRLRTSLIPLLLVCGLLLAVVVIAATAAGAVSIPYLSTAKIILAQLPGINLSGWDAAHETIILQVRLPRVLVAALVGAALAVSGAVMQALFRNPMADPGIIGVSSGGSLGAVIAIYLGLAHLHYLLVPAAAFGGALAAAFFVYLLATGRGLTPMGTLLLAGIAVSSFLSATTSLILSFSQENVMREILFWMMGGLAARGWAHVTMIALPVLGGVAMLCCYARYLNILLLGDESAQSLGVQAQRTRTVLLAVSSLVTGAAVSVSGVIAFVGLVVPHIIRILIGPDHRLLLPVCAFGGAIFLIAADLFARMAIRPAELQVGIVTAFVGAPFFLYLLRKQKKAAHL; this is encoded by the coding sequence GTGAACACAGAGCGCCGGCTTCGCACCTCGCTCATCCCGCTGCTCCTCGTTTGTGGTCTGCTGTTGGCCGTGGTGGTGATCGCGGCAACGGCAGCGGGGGCCGTGTCCATCCCCTATCTGTCGACAGCCAAAATCATCCTGGCCCAGCTCCCCGGGATCAACCTGAGCGGCTGGGACGCGGCTCATGAGACGATCATTTTGCAGGTCAGGCTGCCGCGCGTGCTGGTCGCGGCGCTGGTGGGCGCCGCGCTGGCAGTCTCCGGCGCGGTGATGCAGGCGTTGTTTCGCAACCCGATGGCCGACCCGGGCATCATCGGCGTCTCCAGCGGCGGCTCGTTGGGCGCTGTCATCGCGATCTATCTGGGATTGGCCCATCTGCATTACCTGCTCGTCCCAGCGGCCGCTTTTGGCGGCGCGCTCGCTGCGGCGTTTTTCGTCTATCTGCTGGCGACCGGCCGCGGGCTGACCCCGATGGGGACCCTGCTGCTGGCGGGGATTGCGGTCAGTTCGTTTCTCAGCGCGACCACCTCGCTGATTCTCTCCTTTTCCCAAGAAAACGTGATGCGGGAGATTCTTTTCTGGATGATGGGCGGGCTTGCCGCGCGCGGTTGGGCCCATGTGACGATGATTGCGCTCCCGGTGCTGGGCGGGGTGGCGATGCTCTGCTGCTATGCGCGATACCTGAACATCCTCCTGTTGGGAGATGAATCGGCGCAATCGCTGGGCGTGCAGGCGCAGCGAACGCGAACGGTGCTGCTCGCCGTTTCCTCGCTCGTCACGGGGGCTGCCGTCTCCGTCAGCGGGGTGATTGCCTTCGTCGGTCTGGTCGTTCCCCACATCATTCGCATCTTGATCGGCCCTGATCACCGCCTGCTGCTGCCGGTCTGCGCGTTTGGCGGAGCGATCTTTTTGATTGCGGCGGATCTGTTTGCCCGGATGGCGATCCGCCCGGCAGAGCTGCAGGTGGGAATCGTCACCGCTTTCGTCGGGGCTCCGTTTTTCCTCTATCTGCTGCGCAAACAGAAGAAGGCTGCCCATTTGTGA